A window of the Bradyrhizobium diazoefficiens genome harbors these coding sequences:
- a CDS encoding protein-glutamate methylesterase/protein-glutamine glutaminase, with translation MSVAFAGNSATGSSREAGPLRVMIVDDSVVIRGLISRWIGAEHDMEVAASLRTGLEAVNQLERINPDVAVLDIEMPELDGISALPQLLTKKRDLVIIMASTLTRRNAEVSFKALSLGAADYIPKPESTRETSAADVFHHDLIQKIRHLGARLRRKPAVVSPPLAPASPAARAPAVVRPAAPASAPAVHAPSSGSLTTRPFSSQAPKVLLIGSSTGGPQALMALVTELGSVIDRVPVLITQHMPPTFTTILAEHLARSSRRPAAEAVDGEPVKPGRIYLAPGGKHMRVVRSGAEAAIALDDGPAVNFCKPAVDPLFTSAIDIWHGNILSVILTGMGSDGMRGGKDIVAAGGSVIAQDEASSVVWGMPGAAANAGICAAILPLNQIGAKVNRLFAGDRS, from the coding sequence ATGAGTGTTGCGTTCGCAGGTAATTCGGCCACTGGCTCGTCGCGCGAAGCGGGACCACTGCGGGTGATGATCGTCGACGACTCCGTCGTCATACGCGGTCTGATCTCGCGCTGGATCGGCGCCGAGCACGACATGGAGGTCGCAGCCTCGCTGCGCACCGGCCTCGAGGCGGTCAACCAGCTCGAACGCATCAATCCCGACGTTGCCGTGCTCGACATCGAAATGCCGGAGCTCGACGGCATCTCGGCGTTGCCGCAACTGCTGACGAAGAAGCGCGATCTCGTCATCATCATGGCCTCGACGCTGACCCGTCGCAACGCGGAGGTCAGCTTCAAGGCGCTGTCGCTCGGCGCAGCCGACTACATCCCGAAACCGGAATCGACGCGTGAGACGTCCGCCGCGGACGTCTTCCATCACGATCTGATCCAGAAGATCCGTCACCTCGGCGCACGGCTGCGCCGGAAGCCGGCCGTGGTGAGCCCGCCGCTGGCGCCGGCGAGCCCGGCTGCGCGCGCGCCGGCTGTTGTGCGGCCCGCAGCGCCCGCATCGGCTCCGGCCGTGCATGCGCCGTCATCGGGCTCGCTCACGACGCGCCCATTCTCGAGCCAGGCGCCGAAGGTGCTACTGATTGGATCTTCGACCGGTGGCCCGCAGGCGCTGATGGCGCTGGTCACCGAACTCGGCTCGGTGATCGACCGCGTTCCGGTGCTGATCACCCAGCACATGCCGCCAACCTTCACCACCATTCTCGCCGAGCACCTCGCGCGTTCGAGCCGCCGGCCCGCAGCCGAGGCGGTCGATGGCGAGCCGGTGAAGCCGGGGCGCATCTACCTCGCGCCCGGCGGCAAGCACATGCGTGTGGTGCGCAGCGGCGCTGAAGCGGCAATCGCGCTCGACGACGGGCCCGCCGTCAATTTCTGCAAGCCCGCGGTCGATCCGCTCTTCACCTCCGCCATCGACATCTGGCATGGCAACATCCTCTCCGTGATCCTGACGGGCATGGGCTCGGACGGCATGCGCGGCGGCAAGGACATCGTCGCTGCCGGCGGCAGTGTGATCGCGCAGGATGAAGCTTCCAGCGTCGTGTGGGGCATGCCCGGCGCAGCTGCCAATGCCGGCATCTGCGCAGCGATCCTGCCGCTCAACCAGATCGGCGCCAAGGTCAACCGCCTGTTCGCGGGAGACCGCTCGTGA
- a CDS encoding CheR family methyltransferase: protein MTPTDYEYLRKFLKERSGLDLSPDKQYLVESRLLPLARKASLPGIPDLVLKIRNGDGRLATDVVEAMTTNETFFFRDKIPFDHLRDSIMPRLIQARAARKSLRIWSAASSTGQEPYSIAMCLKEMGAALAGWRIEIVATDLSQEVLEKSKAGVYSQFEVQRGLPIQLLMKYFTQSGDVWQLKADVRAMVQFRQLNLLQDFSHLGTFDVIFCRNVLIYFDQDTKAVIFERMAKVLEADGALLLGAAESVVGITDAFRPISDRRGLYQLNPARSGRPMGGLMPQPLKVAAAR, encoded by the coding sequence GTGACGCCCACGGACTATGAGTACCTGCGCAAGTTCCTGAAAGAGCGCTCCGGTCTCGATCTCTCACCCGACAAGCAGTATCTGGTCGAGAGTCGGCTGCTGCCGCTGGCCCGCAAGGCGAGCTTGCCAGGCATCCCGGATCTCGTGCTCAAGATCAGGAACGGCGATGGCCGGCTTGCGACCGACGTGGTCGAAGCCATGACCACCAACGAGACGTTCTTCTTCCGCGACAAGATCCCGTTCGATCACCTGCGCGACAGCATCATGCCCCGCCTGATCCAGGCCCGGGCCGCGCGCAAATCGCTGCGGATCTGGTCGGCGGCTTCGTCGACCGGCCAGGAGCCCTATTCGATCGCGATGTGCCTGAAGGAGATGGGCGCCGCGCTTGCGGGCTGGCGCATCGAGATCGTCGCCACCGATCTGTCGCAGGAGGTGCTGGAGAAATCCAAGGCCGGCGTCTACAGCCAGTTCGAGGTGCAGCGCGGCCTGCCGATCCAGCTGCTGATGAAATACTTCACCCAGTCCGGCGACGTCTGGCAGCTCAAGGCCGATGTCCGTGCGATGGTCCAGTTCCGTCAGCTCAATCTGTTGCAGGACTTCTCCCATCTCGGCACGTTCGACGTCATCTTCTGCCGCAACGTGCTGATCTATTTCGACCAGGACACCAAGGCCGTGATCTTCGAGCGCATGGCGAAGGTCTTGGAAGCGGATGGCGCGCTGTTGTTGGGCGCCGCCGAATCCGTCGTCGGTATCACCGACGCCTTCCGTCCGATCTCCGACCGCCGTGGTCTCTACCAGCTCAATCCGGCGCGCTCCGGCCGCCCGATGGGGGGACTGATGCCGCAGCCGCTGAAAGTCGCCGCGGCGAGGTGA
- a CDS encoding glutathionylspermidine synthase family protein, translated as MQRITCPERDDWQQTAEQCGFAFHTIDGERYWDERAYYAFTLDEIERSIETPTGEIDAMCLELAGRVIGDERHLRRLKIPETFWDLIAESWKRDDRSLYGRLDLKFDGEGPAKLLEYNADTPTSIFEAAVFQWTWLEQAIERRIIPARADQFNSIHERLIEAWKTIGAGRHLHLTGTTGSEEDAGTLAYLEDTARQAGLSTTLLDIEEIGWRDEAGGFVDLDDRDMALVFKLYPWEWMFHDAFGAKLAGAPTRWIEPPWKAVLSNKGILPLLWEMFPNHPNLLPAFFEDDPRAAELGSSYVRKPLLSREGANVTLLSGGMSLDDHAGPYGAEGFVRQALSPLPNFSGVYPVVGSWLVNHEPCGLSIREDESPITGNSSRFLPHAIL; from the coding sequence ATGCAACGCATCACCTGTCCCGAGCGCGACGACTGGCAACAGACCGCCGAGCAATGCGGCTTCGCCTTCCACACCATCGACGGCGAGCGTTATTGGGACGAGCGCGCCTATTATGCCTTCACGCTCGACGAGATCGAGCGCTCCATCGAAACGCCGACCGGCGAGATCGATGCGATGTGCCTGGAGCTCGCCGGTCGCGTGATCGGCGACGAACGCCATTTGCGGCGGCTCAAGATTCCGGAAACGTTTTGGGACCTGATCGCGGAAAGCTGGAAGCGCGACGACCGCAGCCTCTACGGCCGGCTCGACCTGAAATTCGACGGCGAAGGCCCGGCAAAACTGCTCGAATACAATGCGGACACACCGACCTCGATCTTCGAGGCCGCGGTGTTTCAATGGACCTGGCTCGAGCAGGCGATCGAGCGGCGCATCATCCCCGCGCGCGCCGACCAGTTCAACTCGATCCACGAGCGGCTGATCGAGGCGTGGAAGACTATCGGTGCGGGCCGCCATCTGCACCTCACCGGCACCACCGGCAGCGAGGAAGACGCCGGCACGCTCGCTTATCTCGAAGACACCGCGCGCCAGGCAGGCCTCTCGACCACGCTGCTCGACATCGAGGAGATCGGCTGGCGCGACGAGGCCGGCGGCTTCGTCGATCTCGACGACCGCGACATGGCGCTTGTCTTCAAGCTCTACCCCTGGGAATGGATGTTTCACGACGCCTTCGGTGCCAAGCTTGCCGGCGCTCCGACGCGCTGGATCGAGCCGCCATGGAAGGCGGTGCTCTCCAACAAGGGGATCCTGCCGCTGCTCTGGGAGATGTTTCCGAACCATCCCAATCTGCTGCCGGCCTTCTTCGAGGACGATCCGCGCGCAGCCGAGCTCGGCAGCTCCTACGTCCGCAAGCCGCTGCTGTCGCGCGAAGGCGCCAATGTCACGCTGCTGTCGGGCGGAATGTCCCTCGACGATCACGCCGGCCCCTACGGCGCCGAAGGCTTTGTGCGCCAGGCGCTGTCGCCGCTGCCGAACTTTTCAGGCGTCTATCCGGTGGTGGGGAGCTGGCTGGTGAACCACGAGCCGTGCGGGCTTTCGATCCGCGAGGACGAAAGCCCGATCACGGGCAACAGCTCGCGGTTTCTGCCGCACGCGATTCTGTGA
- a CDS encoding DUF350 domain-containing protein, with the protein MILQSLAGLPAFLVYFCTGLVAVVAYLFVYTRITPHNEFQLIRDNDPAAAIALGLSLLGFVAPLFSAIAHSANVLDCLIWAAIALIVQVAVFYIVKIPVPNLSGRIAAGELAPAIWLGLSSLAAGLLNAACMIY; encoded by the coding sequence ATGATCCTGCAATCGCTCGCCGGCCTGCCCGCCTTCCTGGTCTATTTCTGCACCGGGCTGGTGGCGGTCGTGGCATATCTCTTCGTTTACACGCGGATCACGCCGCACAACGAATTCCAGCTGATTCGCGACAACGATCCTGCGGCTGCAATTGCGCTCGGCCTCAGCCTGCTTGGCTTCGTGGCGCCGCTGTTCAGCGCGATCGCGCATTCGGCCAACGTGCTGGATTGCCTGATCTGGGCTGCAATCGCGCTCATCGTGCAGGTCGCCGTGTTCTACATCGTGAAAATCCCGGTGCCGAACCTGTCGGGGCGAATCGCCGCCGGCGAGCTCGCCCCCGCGATCTGGCTCGGCCTGTCCTCGCTCGCCGCGGGCCTCCTGAACGCTGCCTGCATGATCTACTGA
- the ctrA gene encoding response regulator transcription factor CtrA, which translates to MRVLLIEDDSAVAQSIELMLKSESFNVYTTDLGEEGVDLGKLYDYDIILLDLNLPDMSGYDVLKQLRVSKIKTPILILSGLAGIEDKVKGLGVGADDYMTKPFHKDELVARIHAIVRRSKGHAQSVIQTGDLVVNLDTKTVEVGGQRVHLTGKEYQMLELLSLRKGTTLTKEMFLNHLYGGMDEPELKIIDVFICKLRKKLANASEGRNFIETVWGRGYVLREPHEHEERIPA; encoded by the coding sequence ATGCGCGTTTTGCTGATTGAAGATGACAGCGCCGTCGCGCAGTCGATCGAGCTGATGCTGAAGTCTGAGAGCTTCAACGTCTACACGACCGATTTGGGGGAAGAAGGCGTCGATCTCGGTAAATTATACGATTACGACATTATCCTTCTCGACCTCAACCTGCCCGACATGTCCGGCTACGACGTGCTCAAGCAGCTTCGGGTCTCCAAGATCAAGACACCGATCCTGATCCTCTCCGGCCTCGCCGGCATCGAGGACAAGGTCAAGGGTCTCGGCGTCGGCGCCGACGACTACATGACCAAACCCTTCCATAAAGACGAGCTGGTTGCCCGCATCCACGCGATCGTGCGCCGCTCCAAGGGTCACGCCCAGTCGGTCATCCAGACCGGCGACCTCGTCGTCAACCTCGACACCAAGACGGTCGAAGTCGGTGGCCAGCGCGTGCATCTGACCGGCAAGGAATACCAGATGCTGGAGCTGCTCTCGCTCCGCAAGGGCACGACCCTCACCAAGGAAATGTTCCTCAATCACCTCTATGGCGGCATGGACGAGCCCGAGCTGAAGATCATCGACGTCTTCATCTGCAAGCTCCGCAAGAAGCTCGCCAATGCTTCCGAGGGACGCAACTTCATCGAGACCGTGTGGGGCCGCGGCTACGTGCTGCGCGAGCCGCACGAGCACGAAGAGCGCATCCCCGCCTGA
- the fliI gene encoding flagellar protein export ATPase FliI has protein sequence MKALAEQIGDIDGVNIYGRVVGVRGLMVEVAGPIHAMSVGARLVIETGANRSIPCEVIGFSGNNAVVMPFAGLDGVRRGCKAVIANAANQVRPSSAWLGRVVNALGEPIDGKGPLPQGASPMPYRNSPPPAHSRKRVGAPLDLGVRAMNTFLTCCRGQRMGIFAGSGVGKSVLLSMLARNVDAAVSVIGLIGERGREVQEFLQDDLGEEGLARSVVVVATSDEPALMRRQAAYLTLAVAEYFRDEGQDVLCLMDSVTRFAMAQREIGLSAGEPPTAKGYTPTVFTELPKLLERAGPGLDVGAITAIFTVLVDGDDHNEPIADAVRGILDGHIVMQRSIAERGRYPAINILKSVSRTMPKSADPQFWPTIQKARAVMATYADMEELIRLGAYRAGSSPEVDEAIRLHEPLEAFLRQRKDENASLADGYRQLAQILGNLETER, from the coding sequence ATGAAAGCTCTTGCCGAACAGATCGGCGATATCGACGGCGTCAATATCTATGGCCGTGTGGTCGGCGTGCGCGGCCTGATGGTCGAGGTCGCCGGCCCGATCCACGCGATGTCGGTCGGTGCGCGGCTTGTGATCGAGACCGGCGCCAACCGTTCCATCCCCTGCGAGGTGATCGGCTTCTCCGGCAACAACGCTGTCGTGATGCCGTTCGCCGGCCTCGACGGTGTGCGTCGCGGCTGCAAGGCCGTGATCGCCAATGCCGCCAATCAGGTCCGTCCGTCGTCGGCCTGGCTCGGCCGCGTCGTCAATGCGCTGGGCGAACCGATCGACGGCAAGGGGCCATTGCCGCAAGGCGCTTCCCCGATGCCGTATCGCAATTCGCCGCCGCCGGCGCATTCGCGCAAGCGCGTCGGCGCGCCGCTCGATCTCGGCGTGCGCGCGATGAATACGTTCCTCACCTGCTGCCGCGGCCAGCGCATGGGCATCTTCGCGGGCTCCGGCGTCGGCAAATCGGTGCTGCTGTCGATGCTCGCGCGCAACGTCGATGCCGCGGTCAGCGTCATCGGACTGATCGGCGAACGCGGTCGCGAGGTGCAGGAATTCCTGCAGGACGACCTCGGAGAGGAGGGCCTGGCGCGCTCCGTCGTGGTGGTCGCGACCTCCGACGAGCCGGCCCTGATGCGGCGGCAGGCCGCGTATCTGACGCTCGCGGTCGCCGAATATTTTCGCGACGAGGGTCAGGACGTCCTCTGCCTGATGGACTCGGTGACGCGTTTCGCCATGGCCCAGCGCGAGATCGGACTGTCCGCCGGCGAGCCGCCGACCGCCAAGGGCTATACGCCGACCGTCTTCACCGAACTGCCGAAGCTATTGGAGCGCGCAGGTCCCGGCCTTGATGTCGGCGCCATCACCGCGATCTTCACGGTGCTGGTCGACGGCGACGATCACAACGAGCCGATCGCGGACGCCGTCCGCGGTATCCTCGACGGCCACATCGTGATGCAGCGCTCGATCGCCGAGCGCGGCCGCTACCCCGCCATCAACATCCTCAAATCCGTCTCCCGCACCATGCCGAAATCGGCCGATCCGCAGTTCTGGCCGACCATCCAGAAGGCGCGGGCGGTGATGGCGACCTACGCCGACATGGAGGAGCTGATCCGGCTCGGCGCCTACCGGGCCGGCTCCAGCCCCGAGGTCGACGAGGCGATCCGGCTGCACGAGCCGCTGGAGGCCTTCCTGCGCCAGCGCAAGGACGAAAATGCCTCGCTGGCCGACGGCTACCGCCAGTTGGCGCAAATCCTCGGCAATTTGGAAACGGAACGCTAA
- the fliJ gene encoding flagellar export protein FliJ has protein sequence MKSRDTLIRLKKFQVDEKRRRVAQIESMIADFQRMSTDLDREIQTEQDRAGINDPAHFAYPTYAKAAIQRRENLTRSADELRGQLEEAKAALGEAFEELKKVELLDERDQARERAEENAREQADLDSIGLMRSRIGAVA, from the coding sequence ATGAAGTCACGTGATACCCTCATCCGCCTGAAGAAGTTTCAGGTCGACGAGAAGCGCCGCCGGGTCGCCCAGATCGAGTCCATGATCGCCGACTTCCAGCGGATGTCGACCGATCTGGATCGCGAGATCCAGACCGAGCAGGACCGCGCCGGGATCAACGATCCCGCCCATTTCGCCTATCCGACCTATGCCAAGGCTGCCATCCAGCGCCGCGAGAACCTGACCCGCTCGGCCGACGAGCTGAGAGGCCAGCTCGAGGAAGCCAAGGCCGCGCTCGGCGAGGCCTTCGAGGAACTGAAGAAGGTCGAGCTCCTGGACGAGCGTGACCAGGCCCGCGAGCGCGCCGAGGAAAACGCCCGCGAGCAGGCCGATCTCGACAGCATCGGCCTGATGCGTTCCCGCATCGGCGCCGTCGCCTAA
- a CDS encoding sigma-70 family RNA polymerase sigma factor, which translates to MLTPAELVGLIEAVAKRDQAAFERLYGATRAKLYGVVLRILRRQDLAEEVIQETYVKIWNSAGQFNPTLSSPITWMASIARNRAIDIVRKKTEASIEEEPQAMEVAADSPDPLARREMSEELKRLLECIGRLEPDRQRLVLLAYYNGWSREQLAEKFAAPVNTVKTWLRRSMLDIRECLGL; encoded by the coding sequence ATGCTGACGCCAGCAGAGCTGGTCGGGCTGATTGAGGCGGTGGCGAAGCGCGATCAGGCCGCGTTCGAGCGCCTCTACGGCGCCACGCGCGCGAAACTCTATGGCGTCGTCCTCCGTATCTTGCGCCGACAGGATCTCGCAGAGGAGGTCATTCAGGAGACCTACGTCAAGATCTGGAACAGCGCCGGCCAGTTCAATCCGACGCTGTCATCGCCGATCACGTGGATGGCGTCGATCGCGCGCAACCGCGCCATCGATATCGTGCGCAAGAAGACGGAGGCCTCCATCGAGGAGGAACCGCAGGCGATGGAGGTCGCCGCCGACAGTCCCGATCCCCTGGCGCGCCGGGAGATGTCCGAGGAATTGAAGCGGCTGCTGGAATGTATTGGCCGCCTCGAGCCGGACCGTCAGCGGCTCGTGCTTCTCGCCTATTACAACGGCTGGAGCCGCGAGCAATTGGCGGAGAAATTCGCTGCGCCCGTCAACACGGTGAAGACGTGGCTGCGGCGCAGCATGCTGGATATCCGGGAGTGCCTCGGACTATGA
- a CDS encoding anti-sigma factor: protein MAYSEDHIALAAEYALGTLDADERAQVATMMAVDQEFAAIVQAWEFRLGVLNQMVGTIEPRPIVWENIQREIAQAISSQDSSGTPPVLSDAPPPPPEFYSPEPSSPESSTTESPAPEPPPPESNSDAIPIFPPQFVPQTHAPDPRVAPVTPAPVVDDSNVIYLESRVKRWRTIASAVGALAAALLVTLSLQIFLPDALPGVLRPAPRIQTVEVKTPAAPLSSPAQYVALLQGQSGGPAFILTIDGATKNFTVRKVGATPEPGKSFELWLISDRLPRPRSLGVIGSGDFTARPVLAGFDADVVNGATYAVTVEQSGGSPNGQPTSAPVFSGKLIETVPPSQPQVPAKK, encoded by the coding sequence ATGGCCTACAGCGAGGACCATATCGCGCTCGCCGCGGAATATGCGCTCGGCACACTCGATGCCGACGAGCGCGCGCAGGTCGCGACCATGATGGCGGTGGACCAGGAGTTCGCCGCTATCGTGCAGGCCTGGGAATTCCGGCTCGGCGTCCTCAACCAGATGGTCGGCACCATCGAGCCGCGGCCGATCGTGTGGGAGAACATCCAGCGCGAGATCGCGCAGGCAATATCGTCGCAGGATTCGTCAGGGACGCCACCGGTGCTGTCGGATGCGCCGCCGCCACCGCCGGAGTTCTATTCACCGGAGCCTTCATCGCCCGAATCTTCGACGACAGAGTCTCCGGCGCCAGAGCCTCCGCCGCCCGAATCCAATTCCGATGCCATTCCGATTTTCCCGCCGCAGTTCGTGCCGCAGACCCACGCGCCAGACCCCCGCGTTGCGCCCGTCACGCCGGCGCCGGTCGTCGACGACAGCAACGTGATCTATCTAGAGAGCCGCGTGAAACGCTGGCGCACCATCGCCTCCGCCGTGGGCGCGCTCGCGGCCGCATTGCTGGTGACGCTGTCGCTTCAGATCTTCCTGCCCGATGCGTTGCCCGGCGTGCTGCGGCCCGCACCGCGCATTCAGACGGTCGAGGTGAAGACGCCGGCCGCGCCGCTGTCTTCGCCCGCGCAATATGTCGCGCTGTTGCAGGGCCAGAGCGGCGGCCCCGCCTTCATCCTCACCATTGACGGGGCGACCAAGAACTTCACGGTGCGCAAGGTCGGCGCGACGCCGGAGCCGGGCAAGAGTTTTGAGCTCTGGCTGATCTCCGACAGGCTGCCGCGCCCGCGTTCGCTGGGCGTGATCGGCAGCGGCGACTTCACCGCGCGTCCGGTCCTCGCCGGCTTCGATGCCGATGTCGTCAACGGCGCGACCTATGCCGTCACCGTCGAGCAGTCGGGCGGCTCGCCCAATGGTCAACCGACCTCGGCGCCGGTGTTTTCCGGCAAGCTGATCGAGACCGTGCCGCCGTCCCAGCCGCAGGTGCCGGCGAAGAAGTAG
- a CDS encoding helix-turn-helix transcriptional regulator, with the protein MDAAKPPGIFVHQYAGLPQGPAFEHWRDRALGSCGLEIGPSQGDSIDCRLQISVVDNIALAIPEGASARYARTQSGLADGSDDLVLIAAHTGLVSVRQNGHTVELAPAQMVLADMSITGSVGHTDENRFTTIRMRRRALLDINPRAEEKLSQVLSDGAVAETIFRYHALAAHHAPHLDAVGQRLTAQHMVDLVGLLLGTDAEHAALARGRGHAAARLDLMRADVMAALGRNDLCLSEVATRSGLSPRQAQRLFEQAGTTFTEFVLEQRLLLARKLLGDPRARARKISDIAHSSGFADLSYFNRAFRKRFGATPSELREA; encoded by the coding sequence ATGGATGCAGCCAAGCCGCCGGGCATCTTTGTCCACCAATATGCCGGCCTGCCGCAGGGGCCGGCGTTCGAGCATTGGCGCGACCGGGCCTTGGGGTCTTGTGGCCTCGAGATCGGACCAAGCCAGGGCGACAGCATCGATTGCCGGCTGCAGATCAGCGTGGTCGACAATATCGCGCTCGCCATTCCCGAAGGTGCCTCCGCACGATATGCGCGCACGCAGAGCGGGCTCGCCGACGGCAGCGACGATCTGGTGCTGATCGCAGCCCATACCGGCCTCGTCAGCGTCCGGCAGAACGGCCATACGGTTGAGCTTGCGCCGGCGCAGATGGTTCTCGCCGACATGAGCATCACCGGCAGCGTCGGTCACACCGACGAGAACCGCTTCACCACCATCCGCATGCGGCGCCGCGCGCTGCTCGACATCAATCCGCGCGCCGAGGAGAAGCTGTCCCAGGTTCTGTCGGACGGCGCGGTGGCCGAGACCATCTTCCGCTATCACGCGCTTGCCGCCCATCACGCGCCGCATCTCGACGCTGTCGGCCAGCGCCTGACCGCGCAGCACATGGTCGATCTCGTCGGCCTCCTGCTTGGCACCGACGCCGAGCACGCGGCGCTCGCGCGCGGTCGCGGCCATGCGGCGGCCCGTCTCGATCTGATGCGCGCCGACGTGATGGCCGCACTCGGCCGCAACGATCTCTGCCTGTCCGAGGTCGCCACCCGCTCAGGGCTCAGCCCGCGCCAGGCGCAGCGGCTGTTCGAGCAGGCCGGCACCACCTTCACCGAATTCGTGCTCGAGCAGCGCCTGCTGCTCGCACGCAAATTGCTTGGCGATCCCCGCGCGCGGGCGCGCAAGATCAGCGACATCGCGCATTCCTCGGGCTTCGCCGACCTGTCCTATTTCAACCGCGCCTTCCGCAAGCGTTTTGGCGCGACGCCGTCGGAACTGCGCGAGGCCTGA
- a CDS encoding NAD(P)/FAD-dependent oxidoreductase — protein MARIVVLGAGFAGLWAAIGAARLRDEIGAAGRDIEIRVVDRNPYHNIRVRNYEVDLSEVALPLPQLLDPIGVTHGLGEVEAVDPARRQISLVTSRGEETLSYDRLVLALGSEVMRPDVPGLAEHAFDVDTYAAALRLEDHLISLGRSAPLPGRSTIVVVGAGFTGIEVAAELPERLVRAGITGSRRIVLVDPNSAVGATIGAQAGAVIETALSSLDVETRLGVRVASVEAAGVRLSSGEFIATQTVIWCAGLRASRLAENFPGARDRLGRLLVDPFMRVADLPGVFAAGDVASSVVDGLHPTVMSCQFARPMGRFAGHNVVADLVGQPMLPLRIDWYVTVLDLGDWGALYTEGWDREVRTTGAAAKATKQTINRKRIYPPLTGSKDDLFAAAAPTVQAPPPTYGATRR, from the coding sequence ATGGCGCGTATCGTCGTGCTCGGCGCCGGGTTTGCGGGCCTGTGGGCGGCCATCGGTGCCGCGCGCCTGCGTGACGAAATCGGTGCCGCCGGCCGTGACATCGAGATCCGCGTCGTCGACCGCAATCCCTATCACAACATCCGCGTGCGTAACTACGAGGTCGACCTCAGCGAGGTCGCGCTGCCGCTTCCGCAGCTGCTCGATCCGATCGGCGTCACGCACGGTCTCGGCGAGGTCGAGGCGGTCGATCCGGCGCGGCGCCAGATCTCGCTGGTCACAAGCCGCGGTGAGGAGACGCTGAGCTACGATCGCCTCGTGCTTGCGCTCGGCAGCGAAGTGATGCGGCCGGATGTTCCGGGCCTGGCCGAGCATGCGTTCGATGTCGACACCTATGCCGCGGCGCTTCGTCTCGAGGATCATCTCATCTCGCTCGGGCGCAGCGCGCCGTTGCCGGGACGGTCGACAATCGTGGTGGTCGGCGCCGGCTTCACCGGCATCGAGGTTGCCGCCGAATTGCCTGAACGGCTGGTGCGTGCGGGCATCACCGGCAGCCGCCGCATCGTCCTGGTCGATCCCAATTCCGCGGTCGGTGCCACGATCGGCGCGCAAGCTGGTGCCGTCATCGAGACGGCGCTGTCGTCGCTCGATGTCGAAACGCGGCTCGGCGTGCGCGTCGCGTCGGTCGAGGCTGCCGGTGTTCGCTTGAGCTCAGGCGAATTCATCGCAACGCAGACGGTGATCTGGTGCGCCGGGCTGCGTGCGAGCCGGCTCGCCGAAAACTTTCCGGGCGCGCGCGACCGCCTCGGGCGCCTTCTGGTCGATCCCTTCATGCGGGTCGCGGATCTGCCCGGCGTCTTTGCCGCCGGCGACGTCGCCTCCAGTGTGGTCGATGGCTTGCATCCGACCGTGATGTCCTGCCAATTCGCTCGCCCGATGGGCCGTTTCGCCGGTCACAATGTGGTGGCCGATCTGGTCGGCCAGCCGATGCTGCCGCTGCGGATCGACTGGTACGTCACCGTGCTCGATCTCGGCGATTGGGGCGCGCTCTACACGGAAGGCTGGGATCGCGAGGTGCGGACCACGGGCGCCGCCGCCAAGGCGACCAAGCAGACCATCAACCGCAAGCGCATCTATCCCCCGCTCACCGGCAGCAAGGATGATCTCTTCGCCGCCGCCGCTCCCACGGTGCAGGCACCGCCGCCGACTTATGGGGCGACACGTCGTTGA